From a single Cytophagales bacterium WSM2-2 genomic region:
- a CDS encoding S-adenosylmethionine-dependent methyltransferase yields the protein MENKGKLYLIPTVIAEGAGNTIPSQVLESLKSIHYFFAEDVRTARRFLSSLEIYPSIEALQFSVLNKDTKADELVEMFRPIDSNNIGVISESGCPGIADPGALAVHFAHQKNIQVVPLVGPSSLLLALMASGLNGQQFAFHGYLPIDSKEISQKIESLEKESSQKSQTQIFIETPYRNNQVLKHLLGSLGQLTQLCIALDLTGKNEFIKTQTVGDWKKSTPSLPKSPAVFLFLS from the coding sequence ATGGAAAATAAAGGCAAACTCTATCTCATTCCAACTGTAATTGCAGAAGGTGCCGGCAATACTATTCCATCGCAGGTTTTGGAATCTTTGAAATCAATCCACTATTTTTTTGCAGAGGATGTTCGCACAGCTCGCAGGTTTTTAAGCAGCCTTGAAATTTATCCCTCCATTGAGGCTCTTCAATTTTCTGTTTTGAATAAGGATACGAAAGCAGACGAGCTTGTTGAAATGTTTCGGCCTATCGATTCCAACAACATTGGCGTCATTTCAGAATCGGGATGCCCGGGTATTGCAGACCCCGGAGCTTTAGCCGTTCATTTTGCGCATCAAAAAAATATCCAGGTTGTTCCTCTGGTCGGCCCGTCATCCTTATTGCTTGCGCTGATGGCCTCCGGGCTTAATGGCCAGCAGTTTGCTTTCCATGGCTACCTGCCAATTGACTCGAAAGAAATTTCCCAAAAGATCGAGTCGTTGGAGAAAGAGTCCTCGCAAAAAAGCCAGACCCAGATTTTCATTGAAACACCTTACCGCAATAACCAGGTATTGAAGCACCTGCTCGGCTCCCTTGGACAATTAACTCAACTATGTATTGCACTTGATCTCACAGGCAAAAATGAATTTATAAAAACGCAAACCGTAGGCGATTGGAAAAAAAGTACTCCATCGCTTCCAAAATCACCTGCCGTTTTCCTATTTCTCTCGTGA
- a CDS encoding peptidase M14: MKKILLPLFVFLTTSVLAQTKLQSPGQFLGYELGDRFTPHYRMVEYFKHVGEAVSTQVKVQQYGETYEHRPLIYAIIASAENYKNLEQIRQDNLRRASMMDGTPSTKVAIVWLSYNVHGNESNSMEASMKTIFELVNPDNNKTKEWLKNTVVIIDPCINPDGRDRYANYYNQYGNNPANPDPQAREHREPWPGGRANHYMFDLNRDWAWETQVESQTRIKIYNQWMPHVHVDFHEQGYNSPYYFAPAAEPFHEVISTWQREFQTIIGKNNAKYFDEQGWLYFTKERFDLFYPSYGDTYPVYNGAIGMTYEQGGIGAGLTVTTNEGDPLTLKDRLTHHFTNSLSTIETSSVHAAKLNDEFEKFFKENINNPTSPYKTYVIKSENNADKIKKLTDWLATHQIQFGHAAAGKPSRGFDFTSQGMKDFNLTAEDIIFNIYQPKGRFITTVFEPQSKLTDSLTYDITAWNLLYGYGLKAFALNEKVAVAKSFQAKPVTVESIPAKPYAYVFRYQSLNDVEMLTGLMKKGIKVRSSRKIFTLNGQSFEPGTLIVTRRNNETVTDFDNAVQSLAKSLNRKVYAAATGFVDKGLDFGSGDVNYIKMPKVALLMGEQTSALNDGEIWHFFEQQVHFPISMVGTDYFRTVDLTKYNVLIIPEGNYRILDDLQLASLEKWVNDGGRLIIMAGANSAFADKKGFGLKEFIDDDAKKKAEKADKAEREQEGPLKYGEAERKELSNSISGAIYKVTLDKSHPLAFGLDDFYYSLRTSEQHYVFLEHGWNVGVLKGKQKPVMGFAGNKINKKLENTLVFGVEDKGRGQIVYLVDNPTFRCFWENGKMLFANAVFMVGQ; encoded by the coding sequence ATGAAAAAAATTCTGCTTCCTCTTTTTGTTTTTCTGACCACATCTGTACTAGCACAAACAAAACTTCAGTCACCAGGCCAGTTTTTAGGATATGAGCTTGGCGATCGGTTTACTCCTCACTACCGCATGGTGGAGTATTTCAAACATGTAGGTGAAGCTGTTTCAACTCAGGTAAAAGTGCAACAGTACGGTGAAACGTATGAGCACAGGCCCTTAATCTATGCGATTATTGCTTCTGCGGAGAACTACAAAAATCTGGAGCAGATTCGCCAGGATAATTTGCGCAGGGCATCTATGATGGATGGAACGCCTTCAACTAAAGTGGCTATCGTATGGTTGAGCTACAATGTGCACGGAAACGAATCGAACTCCATGGAAGCTTCGATGAAAACGATCTTTGAATTAGTAAATCCCGATAACAACAAAACAAAAGAGTGGCTGAAAAATACTGTAGTGATCATAGATCCTTGCATCAACCCGGACGGACGTGATCGTTATGCCAACTATTACAACCAATACGGAAACAATCCCGCCAATCCCGATCCGCAGGCACGGGAGCACCGTGAGCCTTGGCCTGGTGGTCGAGCGAACCATTATATGTTCGACTTGAACCGTGATTGGGCGTGGGAGACACAGGTGGAATCGCAGACCCGCATAAAAATTTATAATCAATGGATGCCACACGTCCATGTCGATTTTCATGAGCAAGGTTATAACTCACCTTACTACTTTGCCCCTGCTGCCGAGCCTTTCCATGAAGTGATCAGCACCTGGCAGCGCGAGTTTCAGACGATCATCGGAAAGAATAATGCTAAATACTTCGATGAACAAGGCTGGCTGTATTTTACGAAAGAACGGTTCGATTTATTTTATCCGAGTTACGGTGACACTTACCCTGTCTACAATGGAGCCATCGGTATGACCTACGAACAGGGCGGTATTGGTGCCGGCCTGACAGTCACGACAAATGAAGGCGACCCGCTTACACTGAAAGACAGACTTACGCATCACTTTACCAATAGTTTGAGCACAATTGAAACTTCATCGGTTCATGCTGCAAAACTGAATGATGAATTCGAAAAATTCTTCAAAGAGAATATCAACAACCCCACTTCACCTTATAAAACGTATGTGATCAAATCCGAAAACAATGCAGACAAAATCAAAAAACTGACGGATTGGCTGGCAACACATCAAATTCAATTTGGGCATGCAGCAGCAGGGAAGCCATCGCGCGGCTTTGATTTCACCAGCCAAGGGATGAAAGATTTTAACCTCACTGCCGAGGATATCATCTTCAATATTTATCAACCAAAAGGCAGATTTATCACAACCGTATTCGAACCGCAGAGCAAACTTACCGACTCACTCACCTATGATATTACGGCATGGAACCTCCTGTATGGTTATGGATTGAAGGCTTTTGCATTAAATGAAAAAGTTGCAGTGGCAAAATCATTTCAGGCCAAGCCGGTGACAGTTGAAAGCATTCCGGCAAAACCCTATGCATATGTCTTCAGGTACCAAAGTTTGAATGATGTAGAGATGCTCACGGGATTAATGAAGAAGGGAATCAAGGTTCGTTCTTCGAGAAAAATTTTCACACTCAATGGTCAAAGCTTCGAACCAGGTACGCTCATTGTCACCCGCCGAAACAATGAAACGGTGACTGACTTTGATAATGCGGTGCAATCCCTGGCGAAATCACTCAATAGAAAGGTTTATGCGGCCGCTACCGGTTTTGTTGACAAAGGATTGGATTTTGGTTCTGGTGATGTGAATTACATCAAGATGCCCAAGGTTGCGTTGCTGATGGGTGAACAAACTTCCGCATTGAATGACGGTGAAATCTGGCATTTCTTTGAACAACAAGTCCACTTTCCAATAAGTATGGTTGGCACAGATTATTTCAGAACGGTTGATCTTACCAAGTACAACGTGTTGATTATTCCCGAAGGCAACTATCGTATTCTGGATGACCTCCAACTCGCTTCTCTCGAAAAGTGGGTAAATGATGGAGGTAGACTTATCATCATGGCGGGCGCCAATTCCGCTTTTGCCGATAAAAAGGGTTTTGGCCTTAAAGAATTTATTGATGACGATGCTAAAAAGAAAGCTGAGAAAGCGGACAAGGCCGAGAGAGAACAGGAGGGGCCGCTCAAGTATGGCGAAGCGGAACGTAAGGAATTGAGCAATTCGATTTCGGGTGCCATCTACAAGGTTACCCTTGATAAAAGTCACCCGTTGGCATTTGGTCTCGATGACTTTTACTACTCCCTTCGCACAAGCGAACAGCACTATGTTTTTCTTGAACATGGCTGGAATGTGGGTGTATTGAAAGGCAAGCAGAAACCAGTCATGGGATTTGCAGGCAATAAGATCAACAAGAAATTGGAGAACACGCTTGTATTCGGAGTAGAAGACAAAGGCCGTGGTCAAATTGTGTACTTGGTAGACAACCCCACTTTCCGCTGCTTCTGGGAAAATGGCAAAATGCTTTTTGCCAATGCTGTCTTCATGGTCGGTCAATAA
- a CDS encoding alpha/beta hydrolase, whose product MPYFVSRLFKLMKLFFRQQGQGKPLIILHGLLGSSDNWHSLGRLFSENFSVYLVDQRNHGQSPHSDEINYKLMTEDLEDFIKENKIEKAHIIGHSMGGKTAMNFAVKNPGLVDKLIVVDIVPKYYVVRHDRLIEGMKAVPLNEITTRQEAEVILSGYEPDPVVRQFLLKNLTRNDEMKFVWRPNLYAIDNHLDEIGEGMVFPGTFDGESLFINGRRSSYYSDGDDQLIRKIFTRAQFATLETGHWVQAENPQEFARTVLQFLNGK is encoded by the coding sequence ATGCCTTACTTTGTTAGCAGATTATTCAAGCTCATGAAACTTTTCTTCCGTCAGCAAGGCCAGGGCAAACCTCTTATTATTTTACATGGACTCTTGGGCTCATCGGACAACTGGCATTCGTTAGGTCGTTTGTTTTCTGAAAATTTTTCTGTCTACCTGGTCGATCAACGCAATCACGGACAATCGCCTCACAGTGATGAGATCAACTACAAATTAATGACGGAAGACCTGGAGGACTTTATCAAGGAAAACAAAATTGAAAAAGCGCACATCATTGGTCACTCAATGGGAGGGAAGACAGCCATGAACTTTGCTGTGAAAAATCCCGGGCTCGTTGATAAGCTGATTGTCGTTGATATTGTGCCCAAATACTATGTAGTCCGCCACGACCGGCTTATTGAAGGCATGAAAGCCGTACCGCTAAATGAAATCACAACACGCCAGGAGGCAGAAGTTATTCTTTCTGGATACGAACCCGATCCTGTCGTGAGACAATTTTTGTTGAAGAATCTTACACGAAACGATGAAATGAAATTCGTCTGGCGTCCAAATCTTTACGCGATAGACAATCACCTGGATGAGATAGGTGAAGGAATGGTATTCCCAGGAACGTTTGACGGTGAAAGTCTTTTTATCAATGGCCGAAGATCCAGCTATTATTCTGACGGAGATGATCAGTTGATCAGGAAGATTTTTACGCGCGCGCAATTTGCCACGCTCGAAACCGGCCATTGGGTGCAGGCTGAAAATCCTCAGGAATTTGCGAGAACTGTTTTGCAATTCTTAAATGGAAAATAA
- a CDS encoding lactoylglutathione lyase, translating to MKIEHIALWVKDLEKQKSFYEKYFQAKAGEKYINQTKDFQSYFLSFDSGCRLELMHKPEIPENQNDISLQNTGLIHFAFAVGSKEKVGQLTSELRNSGFEIIDGPRTTGDGYYESVVLDPEGNRIEITI from the coding sequence ATGAAAATTGAGCACATTGCGCTTTGGGTGAAAGACCTGGAAAAACAAAAGTCGTTCTATGAAAAATACTTCCAGGCCAAAGCGGGTGAGAAGTACATCAATCAAACAAAGGATTTCCAGTCCTACTTTTTGAGCTTCGATTCCGGTTGTCGCCTTGAACTCATGCACAAACCGGAAATACCCGAAAACCAAAATGACATAAGCCTTCAAAACACCGGGCTGATCCATTTCGCGTTTGCCGTTGGCAGCAAAGAAAAGGTCGGTCAACTTACCTCCGAGCTAAGGAATTCCGGGTTCGAGATAATTGACGGACCGCGAACCACAGGAGACGGCTATTATGAAAGTGTAGTTCTTGACCCAGAGGGAAACCGGATTGAGATAACTATTTGA
- a CDS encoding TetR family transcriptional regulator, whose translation MRNREKTIGTILRHAGKLFNSHGYKATSIGHITKATGLTKGAVYRHFKSKENLEAETLTYLTSQLNETLGQKIREAKNAGDKLRAILTYHETYITKPPIQGGCPLLNAAIEADDSNVVLRKKALSILNMLKGSIIHILNRGIEFNQIKKTVDKNYFATVVIASLEGAIMMSKLAKTNDDIRIVISHLEKMIKEIEV comes from the coding sequence ATGCGTAACCGCGAAAAAACGATAGGCACTATTTTAAGGCATGCCGGGAAGCTTTTCAATTCACACGGCTATAAGGCAACGTCCATCGGCCACATTACTAAAGCCACGGGTCTTACTAAAGGTGCGGTTTACCGGCATTTCAAAAGCAAAGAAAACCTCGAGGCTGAGACTTTGACATACCTGACTTCTCAATTAAATGAAACGCTCGGCCAAAAAATCCGGGAAGCAAAAAACGCGGGAGATAAGCTTCGTGCTATTCTGACGTATCATGAAACTTATATCACAAAGCCGCCTATCCAGGGAGGTTGCCCGTTACTGAACGCAGCTATCGAAGCGGATGATAGTAATGTGGTGCTTCGCAAAAAGGCCCTTTCGATTCTAAATATGCTGAAGGGATCGATTATCCATATTCTCAATCGTGGTATTGAATTTAATCAGATCAAAAAGACTGTCGACAAAAATTACTTTGCCACGGTCGTCATCGCCAGCCTGGAAGGAGCTATTATGATGAGTAAACTGGCCAAAACAAACGATGACATCAGGATTGTTATCAGTCATTTGGAAAAAATGATTAAAGAAATAGAAGTTTAA
- the metK gene encoding S-adenosylmethionine synthase: MPYLFTSESVSEGHPDKVADQISDALIDYFLAYDPNSKVACETLVTTGQVVLAGEVKSEAYLDVQDIAREVIKKIGYTKSEYMFEANSCGIFSAIHEQSADINQGVERKKKEDQGAGDQGMMFGYATNETDNYMPLPLDLAHLLLREMSIIRREGKTMTYLRPDAKSQVTIEYSDDNKPQRIDAIVISTQHDDFAKDAIMLKKIKDDVINIVVPRVMKKLPKRVQKLFNSEIKYFVNPTGKFVIGGPHGDTGLTGRKIIVDTYGGKGAHGGGAFSGKDPSKVDRSAAYATRHIAKNMVAAGICDEVLVQVAYAIGVAKPVGLYVNTYGTSKVKMSDGEIAKKIEKVFDMRPYFIEERFHLRTPIYSETAAYGHMGRESKKVEKIFNKGKKNEKKMTVELFPWEKLDHVDQLKKTFKV; the protein is encoded by the coding sequence ATGCCGTATTTATTCACTTCCGAATCGGTTTCTGAAGGCCACCCGGATAAAGTTGCCGATCAAATTTCGGATGCCCTAATCGATTATTTTTTGGCGTATGACCCTAATTCTAAGGTGGCATGCGAAACATTAGTTACCACAGGACAGGTAGTATTGGCCGGTGAGGTAAAATCAGAAGCTTACCTGGACGTGCAGGATATTGCCCGCGAGGTGATCAAAAAAATTGGCTATACCAAGAGTGAGTATATGTTCGAAGCTAATAGCTGTGGTATTTTCTCAGCCATTCATGAGCAATCGGCAGATATCAACCAGGGTGTTGAGCGCAAAAAGAAAGAAGATCAGGGTGCAGGCGATCAGGGGATGATGTTCGGCTACGCCACAAACGAAACTGACAACTACATGCCGCTTCCACTTGATCTGGCGCACTTGTTGTTACGTGAAATGTCAATCATCAGACGCGAAGGAAAAACAATGACATACCTGCGTCCTGATGCCAAATCCCAGGTAACAATTGAGTATAGCGATGACAACAAACCACAGCGCATCGATGCGATTGTGATTTCTACCCAACACGATGATTTTGCAAAAGATGCCATCATGTTGAAGAAGATCAAAGATGATGTGATCAACATCGTTGTGCCACGCGTGATGAAAAAATTACCGAAACGCGTTCAGAAACTCTTCAATTCAGAGATCAAATATTTTGTTAACCCTACAGGTAAGTTCGTTATAGGTGGACCTCACGGAGATACAGGCTTGACAGGAAGAAAAATCATTGTTGACACTTATGGCGGAAAAGGAGCGCACGGTGGAGGTGCTTTCTCTGGTAAAGATCCGAGCAAGGTAGACCGTTCTGCGGCTTATGCAACTCGTCACATTGCAAAGAATATGGTGGCAGCAGGAATTTGTGATGAAGTCCTAGTTCAAGTGGCTTACGCTATTGGCGTAGCTAAACCCGTAGGATTGTATGTGAATACCTATGGCACTTCCAAAGTGAAAATGTCTGACGGGGAAATTGCGAAGAAAATTGAGAAAGTATTCGATATGCGTCCGTACTTTATCGAAGAGCGTTTCCATTTGAGAACTCCGATCTATTCTGAAACCGCAGCTTACGGACATATGGGCCGCGAGTCGAAGAAAGTGGAGAAAATATTCAACAAAGGAAAGAAGAACGAAAAGAAAATGACCGTTGAATTATTTCCTTGGGAAAAACTGGATCATGTTGATCAACTGAAGAAGACATTCAAAGTTTAA
- the yxaI gene encoding hypothetical protein, whose amino-acid sequence MKNYAGFWLRFVAYIIDYIVIYIAQAFIVVPVLGIIGINFANQAMASGGEMSEGDIMSMVMTVIAAASAVALLVFIMQVLYYSLMESSKFQGTLGKMALGLIVTDANGAKLDFTKALIRNLCKIISAVILCIGYIMAGFTEKKQALHDMIANTLVVKKS is encoded by the coding sequence ATGAAGAATTATGCAGGATTTTGGCTGAGATTTGTAGCCTACATCATCGATTACATTGTGATCTACATTGCCCAGGCGTTCATTGTTGTGCCAGTGCTGGGTATCATAGGTATAAATTTTGCGAACCAGGCCATGGCCAGTGGCGGTGAAATGAGCGAAGGAGATATTATGTCGATGGTGATGACTGTGATTGCTGCTGCCAGTGCAGTGGCGTTGCTTGTTTTCATTATGCAGGTGCTTTACTACTCATTAATGGAATCGTCTAAATTCCAGGGTACTCTTGGTAAGATGGCTCTCGGGCTGATTGTGACCGATGCTAACGGTGCAAAGCTGGATTTCACAAAAGCGCTGATCAGAAATCTTTGCAAGATTATTTCTGCAGTCATTTTATGTATTGGTTATATCATGGCGGGCTTCACAGAAAAGAAGCAAGCACTTCATGACATGATTGCCAACACCCTTGTTGTCAAAAAATCATAA
- a CDS encoding diaminopimelate decarboxylase, which yields MELTDGKYQLQGIDMHTIAREFGTPVYVYDGKKIITQLQSLKNSFSENPLKVKFALKALSNISILKLLHQHGAGMDAVSINEAQLALGVGVKNEDIMFTPNCVDFSEIVAGVDLGLTINLDNLTMLEKFGKKYGSSYPCGLRLNPHIMAGGNYKISTGHGHSKFGISVYQLPDVMRLVEQYNIVINGLHIHTGSEITETEVYLKMAEILFGVAQDFPALKFLDFGSGFKVAYKEGDHVTNVYDLGLKLGKRFKEFYHSYGKQLELWVEPGKFLVSEAGFLLVNVNVVKATPSVTFAGVDSGLNHLIRPMMYDAYHEIVNLTNPTGEQKIYTVVGNICETDTLGADRKLNEVREGDLLAIKNAGAYGYSMASNYNSRFRPAEVLIWNGKAQLIRKRDTLDDLLRNQVVADL from the coding sequence ATGGAACTAACTGACGGAAAGTATCAACTGCAGGGTATCGACATGCACACCATCGCCAGGGAATTTGGCACTCCTGTATATGTCTACGATGGAAAAAAAATCATCACCCAGCTTCAAAGCCTGAAAAATTCTTTCTCAGAAAATCCGCTGAAAGTAAAATTCGCTTTGAAAGCACTCAGCAATATTTCCATTTTGAAATTATTGCACCAGCACGGAGCGGGAATGGATGCCGTTTCAATCAATGAAGCCCAGCTTGCTCTAGGTGTCGGTGTGAAAAATGAGGATATCATGTTCACTCCCAACTGCGTTGACTTCAGTGAGATCGTTGCAGGAGTTGATTTGGGTCTGACCATCAACCTCGATAATCTGACTATGCTGGAGAAATTCGGCAAGAAATATGGAAGCAGTTATCCGTGTGGCTTGCGGCTCAATCCGCACATCATGGCTGGTGGCAATTATAAAATATCTACTGGTCATGGTCATTCAAAATTTGGGATCTCGGTATACCAACTCCCGGATGTCATGCGCCTGGTGGAACAATACAACATCGTGATCAATGGGCTTCATATCCACACCGGATCGGAAATCACCGAAACGGAAGTGTATTTGAAAATGGCTGAAATTCTTTTTGGTGTCGCGCAGGATTTTCCAGCGCTTAAGTTCCTCGATTTTGGAAGTGGGTTTAAAGTCGCCTACAAAGAAGGCGATCATGTAACGAACGTGTATGACCTTGGCTTAAAACTTGGCAAGCGCTTCAAAGAATTTTATCACAGCTATGGCAAGCAACTTGAGCTGTGGGTGGAGCCCGGAAAATTCCTTGTGAGTGAGGCTGGTTTTCTGCTGGTGAATGTAAATGTGGTGAAGGCAACTCCATCTGTCACTTTCGCAGGAGTTGATAGCGGCCTGAACCATCTCATCCGCCCAATGATGTACGATGCTTATCACGAAATCGTCAACCTCACCAATCCAACTGGTGAGCAGAAAATTTATACCGTGGTTGGCAACATCTGTGAGACTGACACACTGGGTGCAGACCGAAAGCTGAATGAAGTGCGTGAAGGCGATCTCCTTGCGATTAAAAATGCGGGAGCGTATGGCTATTCCATGGCATCGAATTATAACTCACGGTTTCGCCCGGCAGAGGTACTGATCTGGAACGGCAAAGCACAGCTCATTCGCAAGCGTGACACCCTGGACGATCTGCTGAGAAACCAGGTAGTGGCCGATTTGTAA
- a CDS encoding carboxymethylenebutenolidase — MKKILTLAMVFTGMTAIAQEKDATVCHTSSTEKFAMFASNKTFNRSHNSPSVYTHVSAAGGKMITFKTDGADANGYLLEAKSKTNNWVFVFQEWWGLNDNIKREAENLYNDLGNVNVLAVDMYDGKIATTREDAGKYMQEFKKERGSSIFSGAINYAGKDAKIATIGWCFGGGVSMQAALAAGKQAVACIIYYGMPEENLDRLKGLNCDVLDIFASKDQWINKDVTEKFQKNMTAAGKKLTVKTYDADHAFANPSNPGHNKEATADAYKNSVDFLKARLK, encoded by the coding sequence ATGAAAAAAATACTAACACTTGCAATGGTGTTCACAGGTATGACTGCCATTGCCCAGGAGAAAGATGCTACTGTGTGCCACACTTCCTCAACGGAGAAGTTTGCCATGTTCGCATCCAACAAGACTTTTAATCGCTCGCATAACTCACCATCGGTGTACACGCATGTCAGCGCAGCCGGTGGCAAGATGATCACCTTTAAAACGGATGGAGCTGATGCCAATGGCTACCTTCTTGAAGCGAAATCGAAAACTAACAATTGGGTTTTTGTTTTCCAGGAATGGTGGGGATTGAACGACAACATCAAACGTGAAGCAGAGAATTTGTATAACGACCTTGGCAATGTGAATGTACTTGCTGTTGACATGTATGACGGAAAAATTGCTACAACCCGCGAAGATGCCGGAAAGTACATGCAGGAATTTAAGAAGGAACGGGGCAGTTCTATTTTTAGCGGAGCAATAAACTATGCCGGAAAGGATGCGAAGATTGCCACCATCGGATGGTGCTTTGGTGGTGGTGTATCAATGCAGGCTGCGCTTGCTGCAGGAAAGCAGGCTGTAGCGTGTATCATTTACTACGGCATGCCCGAAGAAAACCTCGATAGACTCAAAGGACTGAACTGTGATGTGCTAGATATCTTCGCTTCCAAAGATCAATGGATTAACAAAGATGTGACGGAGAAGTTTCAGAAGAATATGACTGCTGCCGGTAAGAAACTAACGGTGAAAACGTACGATGCTGATCACGCGTTTGCCAACCCAAGTAACCCTGGTCACAATAAGGAAGCAACCGCAGATGCTTACAAGAACTCGGTTGATTTTTTAAAGGCCAGGTTGAAATAG
- a CDS encoding glycosyltransferase WbuB: MKVLILHQHFRTPVAGGAIRSYYLAKSLVDRGIETVIITGTNDKMYRKENLEGIEVHSLPIAYDNSFGFALRSFSFLKYVRKSVLLASTIPNVDVCYAISTPLTVGLAALRLKKKLNLKYIFEVGDLWPDAPVQMRIVKNYLFAQMLYRLERKIYEGADSIVALSTPIKIAIEKKISRKRIHIIPNIADCDFYKPTAKNTTSERRLGTEGKFVVSYIGALGMANGLDYFIECANASRKANLPVHFILSGEGAMLNHLKYSAQKLNLNNISITGFVNREMVKEIMSISDAAFVCYKNVPILETGSPNKYFDALAAGKLIIVNFGGWIKEEIEKTQCGVSVDPHHPTDFVKKVEPFIHDHKKLEAFQRASRNLAEEKYDRRKLSDQFANIFLKR; the protein is encoded by the coding sequence GTGAAAGTTTTGATTCTACACCAGCATTTCAGAACACCAGTTGCAGGTGGGGCCATCCGCTCCTATTACCTGGCGAAATCATTAGTAGATCGTGGAATTGAAACAGTGATAATTACCGGAACGAATGACAAGATGTATCGAAAAGAGAACCTGGAAGGCATTGAGGTGCATTCATTGCCCATCGCCTATGACAATTCATTTGGGTTTGCGTTACGAAGCTTTTCTTTTTTGAAGTATGTTCGAAAAAGTGTCTTGCTAGCTTCAACAATTCCAAATGTTGATGTCTGCTATGCCATATCCACTCCGCTCACGGTTGGGCTTGCTGCACTGCGGTTGAAAAAGAAATTGAACCTGAAATACATTTTTGAAGTGGGTGATCTTTGGCCGGATGCACCGGTACAAATGAGAATTGTAAAAAACTACTTGTTCGCTCAAATGCTTTACCGACTTGAAAGAAAAATTTATGAAGGAGCGGATTCAATTGTGGCCCTTTCAACTCCAATAAAAATTGCTATCGAAAAGAAAATTTCCCGAAAGAGAATCCACATCATTCCCAACATTGCTGACTGTGACTTCTATAAGCCAACTGCAAAGAATACGACTTCGGAAAGGAGGCTGGGGACTGAAGGGAAATTTGTTGTCTCATATATCGGGGCATTGGGTATGGCAAATGGGCTGGACTACTTTATTGAGTGTGCCAATGCCTCTAGAAAGGCAAATCTACCAGTTCATTTTATCCTGAGCGGGGAGGGCGCAATGCTTAATCATTTAAAGTATTCGGCTCAAAAACTTAATCTCAACAATATTTCAATTACCGGGTTTGTCAACCGTGAGATGGTAAAAGAGATCATGAGTATCAGTGATGCTGCGTTTGTGTGTTATAAAAATGTTCCCATCCTCGAAACAGGTTCACCAAACAAATATTTTGACGCACTGGCCGCGGGCAAACTTATCATTGTCAATTTCGGTGGTTGGATTAAGGAAGAAATAGAAAAGACACAATGTGGCGTTTCCGTTGATCCTCATCATCCGACCGATTTTGTAAAAAAGGTTGAACCTTTTATTCACGATCATAAAAAACTCGAAGCATTTCAGCGAGCATCCCGAAATTTGGCCGAAGAAAAATATGATCGAAGAAAATTATCCGATCAATTTGCAAACATCTTTCTTAAAAGATGA